In the Pelagicoccus albus genome, GACGCAGACGTGCCCGCTTCCAAATGGGAAGAATCTTTCAAGGCAGAAAGCGGCAAGGCTCCAGAAGCGACATCGCACGAGACGATGGAGCGGATCCCTGTCAAGCCTCTCTATACCAAGGTAGATTGCGAAGGTATGACTCACCTCGGCTTCACCGCCGGTTTGGCGCCGTTCCTTCGTGGCCCGTACGCCACTATGTATGTTTTCCGCCCATGGACGGTTCGCCAATATGCGGGCTTTTCCACAGCGGAAGAATCGAACGCTTTCTATCGCCGCAATATCGCAGCAGGTCAGCAAGGCCTCTCGGTCGCCTTCGACTTGGCGACGCACCGTGGATACGATAGCGACCACCCGCGCGTTTCTGGCGATGTCGGTAAAGCGGGTGTAGCGATCGACTCAGTCGAGGACATGAAGATCTTGTTCGACAAGATTCCTCTCGATCAAGTCTCCGTATCTATGACCATGAACGGCGCGGTTATCCCGGTGCTTGCGTTCTACATCGCAGCGGCTCTCGAACAAGGTTGCACGCTCGATCAGCTCAGCGGAACGATCCAGAACGATATCCTCAAGGAGTTCATGGTTCGTAATACCTACATCTATCCGCCAGCACCGAGTATGAAGATCATCGGGGACATCTTCGAGTTTACCTCGCAGAAGATGCCGCGCTTCAACTCCATTTCGATCTCCGGCTATCACATGCAAGAAGCGGGAGCGACCGCTGACCTTGAAATGGGTTACACTCTAGCGGATGGACTTGAATACCTCCGTAAAGGTGTGGATGCGGGACTCGATATCGACAGCTTTGCTCCACGTCTCTCCTTCTTCTGGGCGATCGGTAAGAACTTCTTCATGGAAGTTGCCAAGATGCGCGCGGCTCGTCTGCTTTGGGCGAAGTTGGTTAAGCAGTTTAACCCGAAGAATCCTAAGTCTTTGGCGCTTCGTACGCACTCGCAGACTTCTGGTTGGTCTTTGACTGAGCAAGATCCGTTTAACAACGTTGCTCGTACCGCGATCGAAGCTTTGGCGTCCGCTTGCGGACACACACAGAGCTTGCACACCAACGCCCTCGACGAAGCGATCGCTCTGCCAACTGATTTCTCTGCCCGTATCGCGCGTAACACCCAGCTCTTCCTTCAAGAAGAAACCGGCATTTGTAACGTGATCGATCCTTGGGGCGGTAGCTACTACGTCGAGTCCTTGACCAAGGAATTGATGGAAAAGGCTTGGGCCCATATCGAAGAAATCGAGTCCCTCGGTGGCATGACCAAGGCGATCGAGGAAGGTATTCCTAAGCTTCGCATCGAGGAAGCGGCGGCCCGTCGCCAAGCTCGTATCGATAGCGGCGCGGAAACGATCGTAGGTCTCAATAAGTTCCGTCTCGCGAAGGAAGATCCACTTGAGATCCTCGACATCGACAATTCCGCGGTTCGCGATTCGCAGATCGAGCGTCTGGCCGAGCTTCGTGCCAACCGTGACTCTGAGAAGTGCCAAGCGGCCCTCGACGCTCTTGCGGCTTGTGCTGCGGGCGGAGAAGGCAATTTGCTTGGATTGGCTGTTGAAGCTGCTCAAGCTCGCGCTTCTCTTGGTGAAATCTCCGATGCCATGGAAAAGACCTTTGGTCGCTATAAGGCCCAGATTCGCTCAATCTCTGGAGTTTACTCCAAGGAATTCGGACAAGGATCCGCTATGGAAGAAGTTAGCACACTCGTTGAAAAATTCGAAAAGCTTGAAGGACGTCGTCCTCGTATCATGGTCGCGAAACTCGGCCAAGACGGACACGACCGTGGAGCAAAGGTGGTATCAACTGCCTACGCTGACCTCGGATTCGACGTCGATATCGGACCGCTCTTCCAGACTCCTGAAGAAGCGGCCCGTCAAGCGGTCGAAAACGACGTACATGTGCTCGCCATGAGCTCCTTGGCGGCAGGTCACAAGACCCTGCTTCCAATGCTGGTCGAGGCTCTCAAATCGCATGGTCGCGAGGACATCCTTGTCGTATGTGGTGGAGTAATCCCTGCTCAGGATTACGATTACCTCTACGAGAACGGAGCGAGCGCGATCTTCGGTCCAGGTACGATCATTCCAGACTCCGCTAAGAAGATCTTGGAGACGTTGGTCGATACCTTGGAATCTGAGGCATGAGCGAGGAGGGTAAAACCCGACCGCCAGAATGGCATCCTAGCGATGCCGACAAATCTAAGTTTGCGGGCGAAGTAATGGCTGGAAAAGTCGAAGCTTCGCCCGCGATTAAGGTTGTTCGTAAGCCGCGTCGGCGTCCATTGGATGTCGACGAGCTTTATGAAGGGATTCTGGCAGGTAACCGAACCGCTTTAGCTCGCGGGATAACGTGCGTCGAGAGCGAAGCTCCGCGTCATCGCGTCATCGCTCGAGAACTCTTGAGGAGATGTCTGCCTCACTCTGGTGACTCTGTAAGGATTGGTATCACCGGCGTTCCGGGGGCTGGCAAAAGTCAGTTTTTGGAATGCATTGGCAAGATGCTCTGCGACGCGGATAAACGTGTTGCTATTCTCGCAGTCGATCCGAGTAGTTCCGTTACGGGCGGCAGTATTCTTGGCGACAAGACTCGTATGGAGAACCTCTGCCGGGACGAGCGAGCCTTTATTCGCCCGTCACCTGCGGGGAAAACACTTGGAGGCGTTGCGGCGAAAACTCGTGAATCCATCATTCTGTGTGAAGCGGCTGGATACAAAGTAATCTTCGTCGAAACCGTAGGTGTTGGGCAGAGCGAAGTCGCAGTTCGTTCGATGGTGGATTTCTTTTTGCTGCTTCAGTTATCAGGTGGCGGAGATGAACTCCAAGGCATCAAAAAAGGTGTCATCGAAATGGCGGATGCGATCGTAGTGAACAAGTCCGACGGCGATAACGTGCAGCGGACTAAAGTAGCCAGAGGCGAATATGCCAGGGTGCTACACCATTTGCATCCTTATACGGAGGGCTGGGAACCGCAGGCTCTTTGTTGCTCCGGGCTACATGGAACGGGCGTTTGGGAAATCTGGGAAATGGTCCTCAAATTCTGCGATAAGCTGAAAGCGGAAAATCGTTTCGAAGATATTCGCAGCAAGCAAAACGCAAAGTGGTTCCGTTCTTTGCTCGAGCAGAGAGTGCTCGAAGCGTTCTACTCGAAGCAAAAAGAGTCGGGCCTGTTTCTACAGCTCGAATCAGATGTAACCAATGGCCGGATACCTGTTATCGAAGCGGTCGATCAATTACTAGGTTAGGAGTAAGCTTGCCCGCAGTTTCGCTTTTCCTGTTTGGAGGGGCTTAGAACTGCGGGCAGGTTCTTAACTAGTCCAGCCAACCTTGAAGGTTGGCTTCCACGATTTTGGCGAGGGCTTCCATGTGGGCGTCGTCGTCGTTCAGGCAAGGGATGTAAGTGAACTCCTCGCCTCCGGCTTCCTCGAAGCTTTCTTTGATCTCCTCGTTGATTTCTTCTAGGGTCTCAATGCAGTCCGCCGAAAAGGCAGGAGCGCAAATGGCGATGCGCTTCTTTCCGGCCTTCGCGAGTCGGGCGACTTCCTCGACGGTGTATGGCTGGAGCCATTCTTCAGGACCAAATTTCGACTGGAAAGTCGGGACGACCTCGATGTCATCCCATCCGAGTCTTTCGCGGAGAAGATCTGTCGTAGTCAGGCACTCGCAGTAGTACGGGTCGCCTTCGTAAACATAGCGCTTAGGCACGCCGTGGTAGGAGCAAACCAGAACGTCGGGTCGCGTCTCGAGTTTGTCGATCGCCCTTTCTACCGATTTGGCGAGGGCGTCGATGTACATCGGGTTTTCGTAATAGGGTTCTACCGTGCGGGCGATGGGTTGCCATTTGATGGTCATCAAGGCCTTGAAAAAGGCGTCACAAGCGGTGCCGGAAGTCGCTCCAGCATATTGTGGATAAAGGGGTAGAAATAGAATGCGTTGGCAGCCTTGAGCCCGAAGCGCTTCGACTTTCGATTGGGTGGAAGGATTTCCGTAGCGCATGCAGAATTCGACTCTGACGTCATCGCCGTAGCGTTCCGCCATCAGCTCGGCCATCTTTTTGGTCTGGTCCTTGGTGATGGTCATGAGCGGACTTTCGTTTTGCTCGTGATTCCAGATGGACTCGTATGCCTTGCCGGAGGCGAATGGGCGTCTGGTCAAAATGATTAGCTGCAGGAGCGGTTGCCAGAGTAGAGGGGAGTAGTCTATGACGCGTCGATCAGAAAGGAACTCGCTCAAGTAACGGCGCATGGCCCAGTAGCTGTAGTGGTCTGGCGTGCCGAGGTTTGCCAAAAGGATCCCTACGCGATCGACCCTTAAATCGGTGCAGCTTTTTGATGAATTATCTGAATCAGGTGATGGTGTAGCCGTTTTTTCGCTCATTCGAGTTTTGGTTATAGGTCGGGAGACGGATGGGTCATCAACAAAGTTGCGAATAACCTACAGTTTTTGAACGGGGAGTTCAGTGAACTTGTTCACTGATTGGCGATTTGATGAGCCAATTCAAAGAGTACGGCCGAGGCGCAAGCTTTCTGGGGACTGCCCGAGTCTGGAAGTGAATAGTTCTCGAAAGAAGGTTAGATCGTCGTAGCCGAGGTTGATCGCGATTTCCTCGATGGGCAGACTGGACTGTTGGATTTGCCGTTTTGCTTCCTCCATGCGGCGGCGAATAACGTAGTGGATTGGAGGCTCGTTCATCATCCGTTTGAATGAGCGAGCGAAACTACCAGCGGTCATTTCCGCTTCCGAAGCCAGATCGGCGACCGTCCACTTTCGAGCGAGGTCGTTCTCGATTGCGTAGAGCGCTTCGTAGGTGCGGGAATCGAAATTACCCGAATGGTGAGTCGCTTCGGAAACGATGATACGAACGAGCATCTTGATGGCATCTTCGAACAGAGTGTCATGGGGCTGGCGCGATGCGACCAGTTCGGCGAGCGGTTCTAGATTTCGAACATTGCGAATGAAGAGACTTTCGAAGTTCTGACCGACTCTTTCTGCGTCTTCTTGGGATGTATCCAAGTTTTGGAACTGAGCTAGGAAAAGGAAGAGCGGGTAGGACGGGTTTTGTTGAGCCTCGATTTTGGAACCGGGCTTTAAGAAAAAGCAAAGGCCTTGTCTCAAATCGATCTGCTGATCGTCGACGGTTAGTTTACCTCGCCCATCTAGAATTAGCAGGATGGCGTGGTCCGAAAGCGACTCTACTTTCCAGCTCCAAATTGGTTCGCAGCGGTAAAGGATCGGAGCGGTCGTGAGCTCTAGCTTACTGTGGTCGAGAATCGACTGTAAGGAGTTGGGAGGCATCTCAGAAGAATCGTAGGCCGAAGATCCGTTTTGTCGAATAGCGATCTGCGAATTGCAGCCCGCCAAAGTGTTTTGCGGAGAAATAGATTCGCCACGAAAAAGCCCGACGCAATGAAGCGTCGGGCTTGAAAGTGTAGTTGCTTTTTGAAGCTCTGAAGCGAACTAGTAACCGTACTTTGCGTTGTCGCCGAGCTGCTCTTCGATGCGGAGGAGCTGGTTGTACTTGGCGATACGGTCGGAACGGCTGAGCGAACCAGTCTTGATTTGACCGGAGTTCGTTGCAACAGCGAGGTCAGCGATAGTCGCGTCTTCCGTTTCACCTGAACGGTGAGAAGTCACGGAAGTGTATCCAGCGCGGTGAGCCATCTCGATTGCGTCGAGTGTTTCGGTGAGGGTACCGATTTGGTTGACCTTGATGAGGATAGAGTTACCTGCGCCGAGCTTGATGCCCTTGGAGAGGTAGTCTACGTTGGTTACGAAGAGGTCGTCACCAACGAGCTGGCAAGTGTCACCAAGTACCTTGGTTACTGCAACCCAACCATCCCAGTCGTTTTCGTCCATACCGTCTTCGATAGAGTCGATTGGGTACTTGTCGCAAAGCTCCTTGAGGAATGCGGCTTGCTCGTCGGATGTGCGCTTGGCGGCACCTTCGCCTTCGAACTTGGTGTAGTCGTAAACGCCGTCGGAGAAGAATTCGGAAGAAGCGCAGTCGAGAGCGATGGAAACGTCTCCACCTTCGGACTTGCGGCCTGGCTTGTATCCAGCGTCCTTGACGGCTTGGATGATGGACTCGAGGGCATCTTCAGTTCCATCGAGAGTTGGAGCGAAGCCACCTTCATCACCTACTGCGGTGGAGAGGCCGCGCTTCTTGAAGATTGCCTTCAGCGCGTGGAATACTTCAGCACCCATGCGGAGGCCTTCCTTGAAGGAAGAAGCGCCAACTGGGCGGATCATGAATTCCTGGAACGCGATCGGAGCGTCCGAGTGGGAACCGCCGTTGATGATGTTCATCATTGGCACTGGAAGAGTCTTAGCGTTCGGTCCGCCGATGTACTGGTAAAGTTCGAGGCCGGAAGCTTGAGCGGCTGCTTTGGCAACAGCGAGGGATACGCCGAGGATTGCGTTCGCGCCGAGCTTACTCTTGGTCTTTGTTCCGTCGAGGGCGAGCATCGCCTTGTCGATAGCAACTTGGTCGCAAGCGTCCATGCCTTCGATTTCTGGAAGGATAAGTTCATGGATGTTGTCCACAGCCTTGCTTACGCCCTTTCCGAGGTAACGGTCCTTGTCTCCGTCGCGAAGCTCGAGAGCTTCGTGCTCGCCGGTGCTGGCTCCGGATGGCACAGCTGCGCGGCCGATGATTCCAGAAGCGAGTACTACGTCTACTTCGACTGTTGGGTTACCGCGCGAGTCGAGGATCTCGCGAGCGTTGATGTCTATGATATCGGTCGTCATTTTCTTTTGTGATATTTAACGATTTTCCGGCGGGCAGATCCCGACGAAGGGCTGGAACTTATGACCGCGCTTCGGGGAAATGCAAGCATGGTGAATGCAACAATGGCATCCTTCTAATATTTGTTGAACGGAATTGCCGAAATGCCGGTTTTGAGGGGTTCTAAGGCTCAGTTTTTCTGCCCCAAAGAGTCCAAATTACAGTTTCTAGGCCTGAGTAATAGTCTGGTCTAATTTGATGGATTAGCCTAAGTTTTCAAAGCATGTTTTCTAATCCGTGGAGAGCTTGAAAGATCATTCGTTTTTGATGTTTTTTAGGGAACGTCTCTGGTTGATCCGGGCACAATAGGGTAAACATCGCGGTGGGGATGCCGATATAAGTGTGTCTGAACCTCCTGAGCTAAATAGTTAATTTCTAAGATCTTGTGATGAGCGAATTCCTGACCAACAGCGCCCTAAACCAATGCCGCGATACTTTGAAACGGTTGCAGACTGCTATTGGTAGCCGGATTAAGGGTAAGGAACACGTTATCGATCAGGCACTTATCAGCTTGGCGGCAGGTGGCCACGTTTTAATCGAAGACTTGCCTGGTGTGGGAAAGACCACTCTCGCCTATTGCTTAGCGAGGGCAATGAACACGGAGTTTAAGCGTATCCAGTTTACCAGCGACCTCCTGCCAACTGATGTTACGGGAATCTCAATTTACGACGAAAGGGATAGGGAATTCCACTTCAAGCCGGGTCCAATCTTTTCCAACATCGTATTAGCGGACGAAATCAATCGGGCGACTCCCAAGACGCAGTCCAGCCTTTTGGAGGTGATGGACCATGGGAAAGTTACGGTCGATGGAATCACGCACGAAGTTGGTTCTCCGTTTATGGTAATCGCCACTCAAAATCCCGTGGACTACGAAGGCACATTCCCATTGCCGGAAAGCCAGATGGACCGGTTTCTGATGCGTTTGCAAATGGGGTATCCGGACCCGGAAAGCGAAATCGAAATCCTGGCGGAAAAGAGCGAAGGCTACGACGAGTTGAAGATGCAAGATGTCGTCGACGCCGCGGATATAGAACACATCCAGAAAACCGTGCCGAACATCTACCTCGAGCGTTCAATTTTGGAATACCTTCTGAAATTGATCACTGCCACTAGAACAGAGAGTGAATTTAAATCAGGTGTTAGTGTTCGAGGAGGCATCGCTCTCAAAACTGCGGCCCAAGCCAGAGCTCTCTATCTCGGAAGAGATTTTGTGCTACCGGAGGATGTATCCCAAGTTGCTAAACCTGTTATGTGTCATCGTCTGAATCTGCGCCGACCTTCTTCGGATGCTTTGGAAGAAAGACGCATGGTTGAAGGCATTTTGTCTCGGTTAATAGATTCGGTTCCGCAACCGAAGTAAAGGTTTGCCCATGGCTGCGGACGTAGCGGAAGAACGTTTCGATTGGAAGGGGCCGGCAGCGTACAAGCGCCGGATTCCATTGTTACGGAAACTTACCCGAGTTGTTGTTCCGCCGAAGGGTCATAAGGTGGTTCCGACTGGATCTGGGATGTTGCTGATTTTTATAGGTCTCACCATTGGACTAGCGGCATACAATACGGTGAACAATGTGCTATTTGCGGCCCTAGCTCTGCTCATCTCCGCGCTCATTTTAAGTGGTGTTATATGCTGGGGAAATATGCTCTGCGCTCGTTGGAGACTTGAGGCGAGTCCCACTTTTAGGGTGGGGGAAGAAGGTAGCGTAAGTATTGTCCTAGAAAACGCTCGGAGGAGATTTCCGCTCTTTTGCGTTTCGTTTGAGATCAGTTCAGGTGGGCTTGAAGATCACTGCAAACTTTTCATGAGAGAGCGATTGGACCCGGGAGAGTCAACGGCTCTTACCTGGCGTTTTAAGCCCTCCAAGCGGATGAAGACTGCTTTTCGCATCGAGAGCGCTGTATCCAGTTTCCCATTTGGATTTCTTGTGAAATACCTGCCAGGCGAGAGCGAGCGAGAGGTTAGGATTTGGCCCCGCAGGATCGCGTACACAAGGAACCGCAGTCAGGAGTCGGTAGGCGCGAAAGAAGGCAAGAGTAGTCGCAAACAAGGTATCTCCGGCGAGCTAATAGGGCTTCGCCATTACGAGAGAGGAGACTCTTTGAGGTCCATTCATTGGAAAGTATCCGCGAAACAAGGACGGCTAATCGTAAAGGAAAACGCTACCGAAACTCAGCCTATATTCGATATTGTCGTTGATCCGGCTAATTACCTCTGGAGCGATGAAACCCATTTCGAGAAGATGTGTTCGATGGCGGCTAGCATGTCGGAAGACCTATTTCTGGAAGGCAAGATCGCGCATTGCCACGTGAAAGGTTGGGGAAGTATTCGAATCCAACGCGTGTCAGACCTTGAAGCTTTTTTTGACATTTTATCGGAGCTAAATCCGGTCGAGCCGCAAGCAACTTGGGATGTTTTGGCTGGACCAAACAGAATCAACTTTGCCCCGCTGCAAGGGGATGGGGTAGGAGCATTTGTAAATGATGTCCAAGTCGCACAGTCATAGCCTTGAGGATTTGCTCGCCCTCAAATGGGTTCTTGGCGCTTTGATGGGGCTCGTTTGTATCACGACGCTTTTCAACATCACGGGACACAGTAAGTTACCTGCGATTCTTGCTAGCGCTGCGGTGCTAGCGGCCCTCGTGAAGCCTGGCCTCATAGCCAAAATCCCGCAGGTCGTTTGGAAAACTTATGCCTTGGCCATCATTCCGCTGGTATTGGTCGATGTAATCGCCAAGGACACAATCCCGGCTCTGTTGGATCTGAATACCTGGCTGATTTTGTATCGTTGCTTAAATCACGGTAAGCGACGGGAGGAAATGCAGCTCGCCTTGCTCTGCCTTTTTTTGATGATAATGGCAGGGATTTTGACAGCTACGCTTGTATTTGGTTTTCAGTTACTAGCTTTCTCCGGGCTCGTGGTTGCGTATTTGTTGGTCAATACATCCATTGAGGCCAAGGCGGGCGGAGATTACGAGTACCTGGAGTCTTTCGTTCGGAATCATAATTTGAATGTCCTTCGGGCCTTAGGGTCGACTTTCTCAACACGCTTTTGGTTCCTTGGACTCGGCATTTTCTCGTCGATGGTGCTATTGGCTGCTGTCGTTTTTATTGCGATACCTCGTATCAATATAGACGACAAGGTAAGTCTCTTTCAGATGAAGACCAAACAAACGTATTCGGGTTTTAGTGACAGAATACAGCTTGGAGAGGTTACGAATATCAAAAATGACACGAGTGTGGCATTGAGAGTAGACGTGCCAGATGATGCCACGGTTCCCATGGAGCCCTACTGGAGAATGTTGGCTCTCGATGATTACGAGAATGGGGTTTTCCGCCTTTCTGACAGTTTAGCAGAATTGCAGAAGAGTCCGTTGGCCTCGCCGTACCACGCAGTGCGCTATTGGCCCGACAGGCGTTTTTCAGAAAAGCCTAGCTCCCTCAGCCGAGACAAGTGGACCTTTTTCATGGAGCCGGAAGTGAGTCGATATCTACCATTGGTCGGTGATTTTCAGCAAATGACCGTGTCAGATTTAGATGACATCTCAATCGGACCCCACACCTATTCGGTGGCCCTGGACGAGATTAATTCAAAAATGGTTTCGTACCAATTGGAGGGCGTTCGCTTTAACGGAGTAGTGCCTGATGTCCCATCGAGTGCTTATCCCCAATTTTTGTCAGATCCATTTGCATCCGATGTTGATCGAACAGCGTCGCAGTATCCCAAAACTTTACTACAATTGCCTAGCGACGATGCCTCTGCTCGGGTTTTTAGGAGCGCTGCAGCACGTTTAGTCAATGGCGAGAGCCTGACTCCCATAGAATTTGCGCGGAGAGCAACTCAGTCACTTTGGGATTCTCACAGTTACTCGATGTCTGTGCGTCTGCCAAAACTGGATGGAATGTCCGATCCCGTGGCAAGATGGTTTAGTTCGGAGCTTCCAGGCCATTGTGAGCTTTTCGCAACCTCCTTTGTCCTGATGGCTCGCTCTGCTGGTTTTCCAGCCAGAGTTGTCGTTGGCTTCAAAGGCGGAGAATGGAATGACTATGAAAATTACTTTATGGTTAGTAATTCCGATGCCCACGCTTGGGCTGAAATTTATGATGGTGTTGGAAATTGGATACGCGTTGATCCGACTCCTGGCTCTGCGATGCCTTCGATTGAACAAAGCACTGAACTGGTTGCGGAAAAAAAGGGGATATCCGATTCGGCCGCATTTTTGGATAGCTTGAAACTCCTTTGGTACCGAAGAATCGTGAATTTCGACGAGGAGGCCCAACGCGAAGCGGCAGTCCAGCTGAAGGATTTCTTCCTCGCTTACGCGATGGTAGCGGAAGATTGGGCCAAGCAGGCTGGGGAATATCTTTATTACTGGGTGACCTCTCCTTGGAACGCATGGAGAATCACCTACATGCTCAGCCTTTTGGCAATCCTCATAGCTGCCTTCATCATTCAGAGAAATATGGCTTTGAACCTGAGAGAGCTCGTGTTGGCTCCTTTCAGAAGGGGAGATCCTATTAGGCGAAAAGCGAGCAAACTTCTTGATCGTCTGTCGCAGAGGACGGCAAAGGACGACGAAACTTTCAATCGAGTGCTAGACGATTTGAAGAGGCTTAGATTTGGCTCAAAGCAAAGTTGGCCCAACGCTCGTGTTGTATTCAAGGATGCGCGACGCTTGCTGTAGGGGGAACGTCTAACAGGTCCGGATTTTTCTCCACGTAAGCCTGCAGCATGGCGTGAGCGACCGGAGCCGCGTGTGCCCCCCCAAAAAAATTCTGATTCAGAATTTGCCCCTCTATCACCACGGCCAGTGCGACTTTTGGATTTTCCACGGGAGCGAAAGCAACGATCCATGCCAGCTCGATCTTCCCGCCATCCTTGGCGACTTCAGCGGTACCGGTTTTTGCTGCGATGGAAAGTCCCGGAACGCGGATATTTCGACTGCTTCCCAAGGTGGCTGAACCTACCATCCCTTTCACCAGAATTTGGTGTTGCTCTGGAGTCAGACCAGTAGGTTTTGGAGGTGGACGTTGTTCGACCTCTGCCGGACTGAGGCGAAGGATACTAGGTTTGGTCACGATTTCGTTGCGGGCTACTCCCGCTATGAAGACTGCCATTTGCAGAGGAGTGACCCGGGTGAAACCTTGGCCAATCGCAAGATTGGTTGTGTCGCCGTGATACCAACCTTGGCCGATGCGTTCTTTTTTCCACTCCTTAGTGGGGATAATCATGTACCCCGTTTCATGAGGTAGGTCTATGCCTGTCTTATTGGCCAATCCCATGTAGATGGCCTCGCGACTGATATTGTCCACTCCGGTTTCCAGTCCAGTCTCGTAGAAATACACATTGCAGCTGTCGCGTATACCTTCCCATAGAATTTCTTCTTGGTGCCCGCTTCTTTTCCAACAGTACTGAATCCGTCCGCTTACGTGTTTAAAATAGCCAGGGCAGTAGTGAACGGTATCGGCGGTAACAGTGTTGGCTTTCAACGCAGCGGTCGATGTTACCAGTTTGAATGGGGAACCCGGCGGATACAGTCCTTGGATCGCTCGGTTTTGGAGTCCGCCGTCCCGCTTCATCTCCTCATAGGTTTCGGTACTGATGAAGGGGGTCGTGTCGTTTAAATCGTAGTCCGGCTTACTGACCATTGCCAGGACCTCGAGGGAATTCACATCGAGCATGACGGCGGCGCCAACTTGTTCACCTTCAGTTTCAGTGGCTTCGTCGTAGGTTTTGAATGCGTC is a window encoding:
- the scpA gene encoding methylmalonyl-CoA mutase, encoding MKTVDFSKVALEANDADVPASKWEESFKAESGKAPEATSHETMERIPVKPLYTKVDCEGMTHLGFTAGLAPFLRGPYATMYVFRPWTVRQYAGFSTAEESNAFYRRNIAAGQQGLSVAFDLATHRGYDSDHPRVSGDVGKAGVAIDSVEDMKILFDKIPLDQVSVSMTMNGAVIPVLAFYIAAALEQGCTLDQLSGTIQNDILKEFMVRNTYIYPPAPSMKIIGDIFEFTSQKMPRFNSISISGYHMQEAGATADLEMGYTLADGLEYLRKGVDAGLDIDSFAPRLSFFWAIGKNFFMEVAKMRAARLLWAKLVKQFNPKNPKSLALRTHSQTSGWSLTEQDPFNNVARTAIEALASACGHTQSLHTNALDEAIALPTDFSARIARNTQLFLQEETGICNVIDPWGGSYYVESLTKELMEKAWAHIEEIESLGGMTKAIEEGIPKLRIEEAAARRQARIDSGAETIVGLNKFRLAKEDPLEILDIDNSAVRDSQIERLAELRANRDSEKCQAALDALAACAAGGEGNLLGLAVEAAQARASLGEISDAMEKTFGRYKAQIRSISGVYSKEFGQGSAMEEVSTLVEKFEKLEGRRPRIMVAKLGQDGHDRGAKVVSTAYADLGFDVDIGPLFQTPEEAARQAVENDVHVLAMSSLAAGHKTLLPMLVEALKSHGREDILVVCGGVIPAQDYDYLYENGASAIFGPGTIIPDSAKKILETLVDTLESEA
- the meaB gene encoding methylmalonyl Co-A mutase-associated GTPase MeaB, whose product is MSEEGKTRPPEWHPSDADKSKFAGEVMAGKVEASPAIKVVRKPRRRPLDVDELYEGILAGNRTALARGITCVESEAPRHRVIARELLRRCLPHSGDSVRIGITGVPGAGKSQFLECIGKMLCDADKRVAILAVDPSSSVTGGSILGDKTRMENLCRDERAFIRPSPAGKTLGGVAAKTRESIILCEAAGYKVIFVETVGVGQSEVAVRSMVDFFLLLQLSGGGDELQGIKKGVIEMADAIVVNKSDGDNVQRTKVARGEYARVLHHLHPYTEGWEPQALCCSGLHGTGVWEIWEMVLKFCDKLKAENRFEDIRSKQNAKWFRSLLEQRVLEAFYSKQKESGLFLQLESDVTNGRIPVIEAVDQLLG
- the hemH gene encoding ferrochelatase is translated as MSEKTATPSPDSDNSSKSCTDLRVDRVGILLANLGTPDHYSYWAMRRYLSEFLSDRRVIDYSPLLWQPLLQLIILTRRPFASGKAYESIWNHEQNESPLMTITKDQTKKMAELMAERYGDDVRVEFCMRYGNPSTQSKVEALRAQGCQRILFLPLYPQYAGATSGTACDAFFKALMTIKWQPIARTVEPYYENPMYIDALAKSVERAIDKLETRPDVLVCSYHGVPKRYVYEGDPYYCECLTTTDLLRERLGWDDIEVVPTFQSKFGPEEWLQPYTVEEVARLAKAGKKRIAICAPAFSADCIETLEEINEEIKESFEEAGGEEFTYIPCLNDDDAHMEALAKIVEANLQGWLD
- a CDS encoding helix-turn-helix domain-containing protein — translated: MPPNSLQSILDHSKLELTTAPILYRCEPIWSWKVESLSDHAILLILDGRGKLTVDDQQIDLRQGLCFFLKPGSKIEAQQNPSYPLFLFLAQFQNLDTSQEDAERVGQNFESLFIRNVRNLEPLAELVASRQPHDTLFEDAIKMLVRIIVSEATHHSGNFDSRTYEALYAIENDLARKWTVADLASEAEMTAGSFARSFKRMMNEPPIHYVIRRRMEEAKRQIQQSSLPIEEIAINLGYDDLTFFRELFTSRLGQSPESLRLGRTL
- the eno gene encoding phosphopyruvate hydratase, producing MTTDIIDINAREILDSRGNPTVEVDVVLASGIIGRAAVPSGASTGEHEALELRDGDKDRYLGKGVSKAVDNIHELILPEIEGMDACDQVAIDKAMLALDGTKTKSKLGANAILGVSLAVAKAAAQASGLELYQYIGGPNAKTLPVPMMNIINGGSHSDAPIAFQEFMIRPVGASSFKEGLRMGAEVFHALKAIFKKRGLSTAVGDEGGFAPTLDGTEDALESIIQAVKDAGYKPGRKSEGGDVSIALDCASSEFFSDGVYDYTKFEGEGAAKRTSDEQAAFLKELCDKYPIDSIEDGMDENDWDGWVAVTKVLGDTCQLVGDDLFVTNVDYLSKGIKLGAGNSILIKVNQIGTLTETLDAIEMAHRAGYTSVTSHRSGETEDATIADLAVATNSGQIKTGSLSRSDRIAKYNQLLRIEEQLGDNAKYGY
- a CDS encoding AAA family ATPase gives rise to the protein MSEFLTNSALNQCRDTLKRLQTAIGSRIKGKEHVIDQALISLAAGGHVLIEDLPGVGKTTLAYCLARAMNTEFKRIQFTSDLLPTDVTGISIYDERDREFHFKPGPIFSNIVLADEINRATPKTQSSLLEVMDHGKVTVDGITHEVGSPFMVIATQNPVDYEGTFPLPESQMDRFLMRLQMGYPDPESEIEILAEKSEGYDELKMQDVVDAADIEHIQKTVPNIYLERSILEYLLKLITATRTESEFKSGVSVRGGIALKTAAQARALYLGRDFVLPEDVSQVAKPVMCHRLNLRRPSSDALEERRMVEGILSRLIDSVPQPK
- a CDS encoding DUF58 domain-containing protein; protein product: MAADVAEERFDWKGPAAYKRRIPLLRKLTRVVVPPKGHKVVPTGSGMLLIFIGLTIGLAAYNTVNNVLFAALALLISALILSGVICWGNMLCARWRLEASPTFRVGEEGSVSIVLENARRRFPLFCVSFEISSGGLEDHCKLFMRERLDPGESTALTWRFKPSKRMKTAFRIESAVSSFPFGFLVKYLPGESEREVRIWPRRIAYTRNRSQESVGAKEGKSSRKQGISGELIGLRHYERGDSLRSIHWKVSAKQGRLIVKENATETQPIFDIVVDPANYLWSDETHFEKMCSMAASMSEDLFLEGKIAHCHVKGWGSIRIQRVSDLEAFFDILSELNPVEPQATWDVLAGPNRINFAPLQGDGVGAFVNDVQVAQS